One segment of Amycolatopsis alba DSM 44262 DNA contains the following:
- a CDS encoding aspartate aminotransferase family protein → MTIASEAQGSAEYAAALQALDRKHLIHPHQNPTRTERNIFVRGKGSVVWDAADVPFIDGMAGGNWVVAVGHGRAELAEVAASQAEKLEYFSLWREYSNEPAIRLGARLAELAPAGMSKIHFTSGGSDGTEAALKIARRYHFERGNTERTWIIGRQFGYHGTTLAGGSVSGMDDMHFGAGPTMPHVTKVSPPMISHPEMFGGQDPTDFLLQELETEILRVGPEKIAAMIGEPVMGGGGVIVPPEDYWPRIRTLLSKYGILLIADEVITGFGRTGDWFASAHYSPDIIVTAKGISSGYAPLGAVLMRDEIGEVMVGNPEKFFFHGLTYSGHPVACALALTNLDIIERENILGQAKKIESWFVEGLDGIRDLPIVHDVRVHGAMVGIELTADPSTGEPMPFDRMVAVIDDLRGKHRVLARDYGPTLVVGPPLVLEEEQAAEISAAITDVLRNRS, encoded by the coding sequence ATGACCATCGCCAGCGAGGCGCAAGGGAGCGCGGAGTACGCGGCCGCGCTCCAGGCCCTGGACCGCAAGCACCTCATCCACCCGCACCAGAACCCGACGCGGACCGAGCGCAACATCTTCGTCCGCGGCAAGGGATCCGTGGTCTGGGACGCCGCGGACGTCCCGTTCATCGACGGGATGGCTGGCGGCAACTGGGTGGTCGCCGTCGGCCACGGGCGCGCCGAACTCGCCGAGGTCGCGGCGTCGCAGGCGGAGAAGCTGGAGTATTTCTCGCTGTGGCGCGAATACTCGAACGAACCGGCGATCCGGCTCGGCGCCCGTCTCGCGGAACTCGCGCCCGCGGGGATGAGCAAGATCCACTTCACCAGTGGCGGTTCGGACGGGACCGAGGCGGCGCTCAAGATCGCGCGGCGGTACCACTTCGAACGCGGCAACACCGAGCGGACCTGGATCATCGGGCGACAGTTCGGGTACCACGGCACGACCCTCGCCGGCGGTTCGGTCAGCGGCATGGACGACATGCACTTCGGCGCCGGGCCCACCATGCCGCATGTGACCAAGGTCAGCCCGCCCATGATCTCCCACCCGGAGATGTTCGGCGGCCAGGACCCGACCGACTTCCTCCTGCAGGAACTGGAAACCGAGATCCTCCGCGTCGGACCGGAGAAGATCGCCGCGATGATCGGCGAGCCGGTGATGGGCGGTGGCGGCGTCATCGTCCCTCCGGAGGACTACTGGCCGCGGATCCGCACGCTACTGAGCAAATACGGCATCCTGCTGATCGCCGACGAGGTCATCACCGGGTTCGGCCGGACCGGCGACTGGTTCGCCTCCGCGCACTACAGCCCGGACATCATCGTCACCGCCAAGGGGATCTCCAGCGGCTACGCGCCGCTCGGCGCCGTCCTCATGCGCGACGAGATCGGCGAGGTCATGGTCGGCAACCCGGAGAAGTTCTTCTTCCACGGGCTGACCTACTCGGGGCATCCGGTCGCGTGCGCGCTCGCGCTGACCAACCTCGACATCATCGAGCGGGAGAACATCCTCGGCCAGGCCAAGAAGATCGAGAGCTGGTTCGTCGAGGGCCTCGACGGCATCCGTGACTTGCCGATCGTCCACGACGTGCGGGTGCACGGCGCGATGGTCGGCATCGAACTGACCGCGGACCCGAGTACCGGGGAGCCGATGCCGTTCGACCGCATGGTCGCCGTCATCGACGACCTGCGCGGCAAGCACCGCGTCCTCGCCCGCGACTACGGGCCCACCCTCGTCGTCGGCCCGCCGCTCGTGCTCGAAGAAGAACAGGCCGCGGAGATCTCCGCCGCCATCACCGACGTACTGAGGAACCGGTCATGA